GAACAATATGCCTTAAACCTCCAGCAGGATTCCTTCCGGTTTCACCGCGTGCCTGCATATCGAGCTTCTTCTCAAGAATGGATAGCTCATTCGTCCTCCCCACAAAGGTGGAAGTTGTAACTCTGGCAATCCGTTCCCAGCGAGTTCCCGAAATATTCCCAAGTCCCGTTGGCCGGAAGGCATATACTGGATTCGAAACCCCCTTGAGAGAAATGTTCCCCATATTCTCCCAGATCACCATTTCGCCGCATTTCTCCTGAACGGATCTGGTCACCAGAATGGTGTTGACATCAGCAGCTTCCTCCATTCTGGATGCCAGATTCACCGTATTTCCCATTGCGGTGAGATGTCCTATAGCATCGGGTGCAACAGTAACCGAGCCTGTATTGATCCCTATTCTTGCCGTTACGGAAATCCCGATCTCAGACAGTATATCACTTGCGGTCTGGATAGAATCAATCATCCTCAGTCCGCAGGTAACAGCTCGCATACTGTCATTCTCCCCGGCTTTTCTGGCTCCGAAAAGAACCATGATCCTGTCACCTTCGATCTTGTCTACATAACCGCCGTAGTGGCAGGAGATATCTACAAGAGTATCCATGATACCCTTGGCGATATCATGAACCTCTTCATGATCCAGCTTCTCGGAGATGGAAGTGAACCCGCCCAGATCAAGATAAAGTATCGCTACATTCCTTCTCTCTCCCTGCTTGAGCTCACCGGTTTCATAATCGGAGGCGGTATCAGCTCTTTGGGTGTGTCTATGTAATTTCTGAAGCAGTGAAGCGAATTCGTGCGGCAATTGATTCTCCATTTAACAAGTTTCGAAATCCGGGACCATCAGTCAATATATGGACATGTCTATAATAATGCACTGGGTCAGGTCTTGAAAATCAGCGTTTAAAACTGATTTTCACGGCCTGACCCTATGTGCTGAATACTGATTTAGTGACCTGAAACCACGCAGATCTAATTCAATACCCTGCAAGCAGTTTTTGTGCAGTATCTACGTCTATTTCACCATTACTGAGCTTCTTGAGAACCTCAGAAGGATCCTGCGGCGGCTTATCTCCCCTTAATTCACTGAACATATCCTCTATCCTCAGTCGAACAGTCGGGTATGACACACCCAGTTTTCTCTGAACCTGCTTCAGATTACCCCTGGCCTCGAGGAAAAGATCAAATAGTTCACGATGATTTCCCTCCAGACTACATACAGGGCACAGATCAAATTCGCCATTAACTTCTGTATCACACGAACTGCACTGAAGCTTAACAACAATCAATTTGTCACCGCATGACGGACACTTAGGGGGCATGGAACTGTCAGTCATCGTCTTCTATCTCCCCACCTTCCTCAATTATTTCCCGATCACTGATCGAGATGTCTCCACCCATAGTTTTTAATCTGATAGCAGAAGATTCTTCTCCTGACAAGCATACTCTTACGTTGGAGGCACCGAATTGTCCAGACCTGCTTATCTCACCAATACCTTCCTGAACATTGATATCACCTCCATAGGTCTTTGCAGAAATAACGGCTTTTGTGTCCGTGCGCAAACCTACGTTGATATCGCCACCCATTGTCACAGCAGCGGAATCCTCATCCCACAGATCACTCAGCGAAATGATAATGTCACCTCCCATTGTTTTTGCATTAAAACCATGCGATGCTTCCAGAATGCTGATATCTCCTCCTGCGGTCTTCACATTTACCGGAGTTCTTACTCTTGTAACGGTAATATCACCGCCATTTGTGCTGGTGCTCAGTTGTCCAACAGATTCAGGTATACTCAGTGTAATATCACCCTCATCCCACTTCAGCCAGACAGATTCACCATCACGCAATATGGATACTTCTGGCGCATCTTCACCGATAACTGCGCATGATGAACCGTCAACACCTTCAAGATTTATGTCAGCTCCGCTCCTTGATCGCTTATTTGATATGTATAATTCTGTTCCTTCATCTAATTCAATTTCACCATCAAGTTTCCCGGAATACTTGAATCGATCCTTGTCGATATTAAATATCTCTGTTGAAAAGTTCTCATTGATACCTGATACAGCGTCGCCAACAATATTCTTGACCATGTGCCCGATTTCGCGCATGTCTTCAAGACCCATACCGTGACCCCTCATTGATTCGAGGATCATTTTTTTCTGCTTCTTCATTCTTTGGGCAGGTGAATCATGATCTCGTCTTTTCCGCTCTCCTTCCTCCAGCGCAGTAAGTAGTTTTACACCATCGTCAGCAGTTATCTTACCTTCAGAAACCATCTGAAGTATTTCTTTCTGTTCCTCACTCATGACTACTCCTTTCTAGAGTTTCATAAATTCAGGCTTATATATAAACCATACTTTATATATTGTCAAGTTCTTTTTCTATATTAACACTTTTCAACAACATTCTCCATGCTTATCAAACAGGGTTGACAAAATGCATGGAATATATTATTCTAACGTTCGTTGGAATGTTAGTATATGAAAGGAACAAGTGAACAAGTCGGATTTCTTCAGTAAAATCTCAGTACTTGGTAAAGCACTGGATTCACCGGAACGGCTACGAATAATCGACAGTCTCTGCCAGGCTGAAAGAACTGTTGAGGATCTTGCAAGTGTACTTGATTTACCGGTGAAGACTGTTTCTCATCACCTGCAAAAGCTGAAATCTTCAGGTTTCGTATCATTTCAGAAAAAAGGCAGATATTCTCTCTACTCTGTCTCCTGCACCGGCATCATTACTCTAATGAGCAATCTCAAGAACCTGTCAATTGAATTGCTTCCGGACATGAAACTCCATATGAAGGAACTTGAAACTACACGGCATAAGTTTCAATGTTCCGATGACTCGAATCTGACCGATTTAGTCAAATCCGGAAAAGTACTAATAATCGACGTCCGGGATACCGAAGAATTCAATTCCGCGCATCTCCCTGCTGCTGTCTCTGTTCCTTTCAATGAACTTGAAAATTTCATCTCCAAATTCAAAGACACCAGGACAGTTCTTGCGTATTGCAGTGACATTTTCTGCGATCTCGCTGACAGAGCTGTCACACAGATGAGAAAAGCCGGTTTAACTGCTTTCAGGTTGGAAGACAGTGTAACCGGTAGAATCTCTCAAAAATTATGGAGAGATCAGATTTCTGAAACCCTCCATATAGAGAAAGGTAAGTAAAGTGAATGTTAAATATATAATAACCGGGCTGATCAGTTTCATTGCCGGAGCCGCTCTTGTGGGAATCGTCGGTATTTCCGTTGCCCCGGGTATGATGATCAATGAAAGTGAAAGTCTTTACTCATATGATGATACCGTTGAAATAATCCAGGCAGAGGCAGAAACGCTTGGCTGGAAAATCCCTGCGGTTCACGTAATCAGTAACTCGGTTGCGGGTGGCGGATATGATGTTGCTCCTGTCACCGTAATCGAATTATGCAAGGTAGATCTCGCAGGACAGATACTCTCGGATGATGAATCCCGCGTGGTGTCTTCCATGATGCCCTGCCGGGTAGCGGTATACGAAACATCTGAGGGCGACGTAATCGTTTCGAGAATGAACACAGGTATGATGAGCAAGCTCTTCGGTGGTGATATCGAAAGGCTTATGGCTGACGCTACGTCTGAGACTGAACAGATACTTGGGGCAGTTCTTCCTCATTAGTTACAGGGTCATCTGGAGAAACCGGAAGCTCTAATGGGTTTCCGGTTTCTTACAATCTTAATTACAGTACTTTACATTACAGTTTGTAATGCATTATGCGCTAAATATCAAAATACAAGGTGTGACCCTACTGTCCGCAGTTAGTGACGTCGCCACGAAGTATCTCAAGACCGTGATCAATTACAGCAAGAGCGAATTCAGCGCATTCGAGGGCTGCTTTCTTGCTTCCCGGCAGATTAATGACGAGAGTCCTCTTTCTTATACCCGCGACTGCCCGGGACAGCCAGGCTGAATTAACGATCTCCGAGGATTTCTGTCTTATCATTTCGGGAATACCCGGAACGTTCCTGTCACATATCATTACTGTTGCTTCCGGAGTAACATCTCTCACAGAAAAACCGGTTCCGCCTGTTGTGAACAGCACATCCAGAAAACCGTCATCGCACCATCTTTTCAGCTTCGCCGCTATTTCAGGCACCTCGTCAGGAACTAAGGCATACCTCGCAGGAAGAAAATCATTACTGCGAAGCAATTCCATCAATGCGGGGCCGCTCAGGTCAGGATAATCCCCTCTGGATGCTGAATCACTTACTGTCAGTACTCCTGCGCTGTATCCGGGATCACGGAGTACTTCGATAGGATCGTCCGGTTTAACAGCTCCGCCTGTGAGT
This genomic interval from Candidatus Aegiribacteria sp. contains the following:
- a CDS encoding DUF4097 domain-containing protein, whose translation is MSEEQKEILQMVSEGKITADDGVKLLTALEEGERKRRDHDSPAQRMKKQKKMILESMRGHGMGLEDMREIGHMVKNIVGDAVSGINENFSTEIFNIDKDRFKYSGKLDGEIELDEGTELYISNKRSRSGADINLEGVDGSSCAVIGEDAPEVSILRDGESVWLKWDEGDITLSIPESVGQLSTSTNGGDITVTRVRTPVNVKTAGGDISILEASHGFNAKTMGGDIIISLSDLWDEDSAAVTMGGDINVGLRTDTKAVISAKTYGGDINVQEGIGEISRSGQFGASNVRVCLSGEESSAIRLKTMGGDISISDREIIEEGGEIEDDD
- a CDS encoding DUF302 domain-containing protein, with amino-acid sequence MNVKYIITGLISFIAGAALVGIVGISVAPGMMINESESLYSYDDTVEIIQAEAETLGWKIPAVHVISNSVAGGGYDVAPVTVIELCKVDLAGQILSDDESRVVSSMMPCRVAVYETSEGDVIVSRMNTGMMSKLFGGDIERLMADATSETEQILGAVLPH
- a CDS encoding DUF2089 domain-containing protein, with product MTDSSMPPKCPSCGDKLIVVKLQCSSCDTEVNGEFDLCPVCSLEGNHRELFDLFLEARGNLKQVQRKLGVSYPTVRLRIEDMFSELRGDKPPQDPSEVLKKLSNGEIDVDTAQKLLAGY
- a CDS encoding metalloregulator ArsR/SmtB family transcription factor, whose protein sequence is MNKSDFFSKISVLGKALDSPERLRIIDSLCQAERTVEDLASVLDLPVKTVSHHLQKLKSSGFVSFQKKGRYSLYSVSCTGIITLMSNLKNLSIELLPDMKLHMKELETTRHKFQCSDDSNLTDLVKSGKVLIIDVRDTEEFNSAHLPAAVSVPFNELENFISKFKDTRTVLAYCSDIFCDLADRAVTQMRKAGLTAFRLEDSVTGRISQKLWRDQISETLHIEKGK